Genomic segment of Oncorhynchus tshawytscha isolate Ot180627B linkage group LG13, Otsh_v2.0, whole genome shotgun sequence:
CCTTTCTGCTACCCAACCAGTCTAATAATGTGTCTAAATTAAATCAGAGGTTGCTGTGAAACTGGAGTGCAAAAAACTGGTAACATCTAAACTAAGAAAATAATTCTCTGGTCAAACTGCAGTCTCCATGATGTGTCCAGAGAACAGCCCTGTTGGTCACTGCAGCCccaacccctcccctctccctgcctcagtAGAATTGGAACTCCCGGTGGCCGTCGTCGTCCTACCCGAGGCCCGCCTCAGTCATTTGATGCGGTGGCGGACCAGCGAGGACTCATCAGTGATCTCGCCGGACCGGTCTCGGTGACGACAGGgcaggacgaggaggaggagcaggatgagGAGCACCACGACACAGACGGCCACCAGGGCGTAGGAGATGACCCAGAGAAGGGGCTCCTTCAGCAGCCCTCCAGCAGCACAGTCAGATGCCACGTCTGCAGATGAGAAGGGCCCAGAGATCTCTGACACGGCTATCCCACCGTTCACtggagagaggaaccagggttATAATAGCTAACGTACTGTGGAATGTAAGAAGGGTATACAAAGAGCACTTGACCAGGTGCATCTAAGACCCAATAATAATGTCTCCAGCACTCACCTGCACATCTGCTGACAGCGAAGCCCACCCTCTTCTCTGCCCGGTCGAAGACGACGTAGAAGCCCTCCATGACGGTTGCTCCTACCACTAGGCCGTTGGCTGACGACGAGATGCCGAAGCGGAAGCAGTCCAGCGTACCGTCCACATCTGTGATTGGCTGGATATACAGCTGCAGGGAGCAGCCAAACTAATGTCAATAAAAGTGCTGTCGGCAAACAGATCTAAAGCTCATAACAAGATGTCTGATGTTGGTTAGAGTAagcaaacaacaaacacacagaggcaATATGGGGGACGTTTGTTGTGTCACCTGAGGGAGGATGGTGATTTTGAAGGACTGGCTGGTGTTGGTGGCTCTCAGGTAGATGGACAGTTTGGGGAAGAACCTCCACGGTGTCTCCCCCTTCAACCAACAGGCCAATTTAGTGCCACCCCAGAACCCCGAGGTGAAGTCCTGGATCTGGACCATAGAAAGACAGCGATGGATTAAGACTCCAATAAAATGACTGAGTTGTGAAAAAAAGGTGTACTTTACATAGATAACCACTCATTTTCTCTCAGATCCGTAGACCAGAACAAAGTTGCCATATAGGGGTGGACAAATATAAGCCATAGTATAGAAAGGAAATAAGTTGCAGTGTCCTCAGTCTACACAGTTACTGAAGTGTCCTCAGACAACCAGGTTATCCTAGAAGTTCTTTGTCATTTGATCATGGGCACAACGGCTGACATACCAGAGATGTTCTTGAGATGGCCTCAACCACAGCACTGAACACATTCACAGGCAGCCGCAGAAGAGTGGTACCACTGTCCACTATGGCTTTATCCTTGTTgtactgagagaaggagagggagagagaatgaaagagagagaggaagatgtatAAAGAAAAGGGAAAACATTGTTTTCAGTTGCATATTTCATTTCAGAATGAAATGTCCACCTTGGTTCCTGGAAGGCTTCAGAGACAGGTTTACCACATTCTTGTGTCTCAGCTCAGGCATGCTTTATTAACTGTTGCTTTATATCCTCTTTCCAGACCTGCACTACAGGCTCATCCAGAAAGAATGCTCACTAGAAACAGCTTTAGTCTTATGGCCACGGTTAGGCTTTGTTCCTCAAACCTGACGTGTTGTGCAGATTTGAAATACTTTGCAAACCATTTAGACCAGGAAAGGGCAATTCAGAAAACAACAGTGGACAGTTTGTCTCATACCTCTTTGCAGTCCAGGTTTAGATTCTGATCCCCAACCTCCAGCTTCAATACTTCCACCTGATAGTACCACTCTTCCTTTATTGGGGTGTACCACATGGACCCCGAATACAATGTTGGTTCAACCCCTCCCATGACCTGAAACAAAACAGGGTTTTCATTCACTTTACAAATTAATGAATACAATGATAGCCTGAATACTGTAATAAAACTACAATGGCATGCCTTAGCAATGTTTAGCATGGCATTGCAGACACTGATTACACCCCACTATCTCTCCCATCTGCTGCACTCACTCACGTGGTCGGCTCAACCGCGACTGCTCTTAAAACACCAACAGACCTGCACTCGGCAAGGGGCTATCTTAGCTTAATTAGCCACTCACTAACTAGATTGGGTGTCCAATGGGGAAAGGCATTGAGAGGCGCAGAGACTTGCTAGCGATCATGCTTCTAAGAAGCACCATGCCGCTCAGTCTAATCCACCCTTGAAAGGTTTATCTGGTCTGGGCGTCGGGAGAAATATTATGCCAAGCAACTGCCTAGCGTGTGTGAGATGAACAGCCTCAATAATCATCTTCTTTGACAGTACAACAACCAGCCTTTGTAAGGAAGTCCCGCCCCCACCCCACCATTCACTCCTCCCATTCATAACCTTTAGCTTTCTCCTCCTGACTACTCACAAGACTTCCCCCCGTGGGGTCGGCAGTGGTGCTGGCTGACAACCCAGCTCCGCACATCTGTAGGGAGAACACATCTGGGATGTCTGTCTGTCGTACCACAGAGTTAAAGAAAGGCTCCACCGAGGAGTCAGGCTGGGAAACAGGAgacataaacacaaaacactctgGTCATTAACTTAGTGTAAAATAGTGTAACGTATTGGCTGTCCTATTGGTCAATAGTGAAGCTGTAAGCACAGAGAATGACAGGAGAAAGTCTTATCAGTTATCACCCTGACTAAACAGGATCCCCCCTCTCTATATCTTGATATATACACCATGTGAAGTCAAGGGCCAGGTATATGCATGTGATGCATGACAAACATTCTGAAAATCATCTGAACCTGAACAAAGCTGAGATCCACAGTACAGAGTGGTCACTGTATGTCAATGATTTAAAATAGTTGACCTCAAAATCTGCATAAGGCATACATTGTGTAAGCTCAGAATAGCCTAACCAACATTATGCCCCATGGTTCTGTGTGATGATGAGATCACAGTTCCATTCTGAACAGTATCATGTGTGTGAACCTTCTCCGGTTGAGTTAATTTGATCTTTGATAACATTCAGCAGCTCTTCACGCCCCACCACGCTGACGGACACCACTGTGCCAAATCAAACAGACATGGCGATATCCTTCATATCCAGAGTCTCAGAGGGCATGAGGACCCCCCCCCCATTTACCCGAGCCAGCAGGGGGTAGGCCAGACCCAGGATGCCCTGCCAGTTGACCCCCGGGAGGAAGAATCCGTCAGAGGAAAAGATGGTGGCGATGTTGATGGTGAGGGTGCCAGCGATGCTGGGTATGAGGACGCGGTCGGTGCCCAGCTCGCCCTCCCAGTTGCCCTGGGTGTACTTGACGGCCACGCCCCTGCCAGTGGACTTGTACGTACTGGAGCTGAACACAGGGACAGTCGGGGAGATTAAGCAGCACTCTTAGACAAAGGAAATCTTATCAAATGAATGCCTGAGACAATTATAAACAAACATAAAACATGATCAGATTGTAGTATAAATTATGAGATTGATGTGAAACACTGATTATTTAATTAAGGCATTTTCTAATATTATGAGGCCACCAAATGTAATGCATAGCCTTCTCATTGACCCAATAGAAAGAGTTTCCACAGAGCAAATATGTGAGCCTGACTCACAGTGCTGTGTTGAAGAAGTGTGTGATAAAGGGATGTGCTGCTGCAGCCACTGCAAAGTTACTGCTTCCCGTATCAACCAGGATATTCAGCTGGAAAAACAAAAGAGTAATGAGTACTTTATCAGTCATTCAACCATCTGTGTTACTCATCCGCACCCCTCTTAAGACACCATAAACACACAAACTGACTCAGTCAGCGATCGTGATTTGAGCAGGGCAGGTTATTTACTATGCTTCTGACGTCTGAAGATTTGGGAAAAAAAGCTCTCTGGTCTGGTAtcttttgaaaaaaacatgccCACGTTACTCCCGCCCATTGCTCCATAGTCTAAAACTCTCTCCATCCTGGTATTTGTCAGCGGTGTGCGAGCAGGAGCGGAACATGAGCTAGCAAAGCAGCAGTTTAGATCTTGTTGTCTCAGGCATAAATTCAACTAGGGGAACTAATGAGATAACCGACTTCTGTCACATCGGTGACGCACAGAAGGGTCATTACTGAACATTCCTCATCATTAAAGAGGCTGTGCTCTCCACAGCTCCGCTCGCAACAAAGGAGTTTATTTACCATTTAAATGTGTTAGGCTGCTTAACTAGCCTTTAAAGCACTTTGGATTGATGGAGGAGAGGCAACATAAAGGGAACACACAGGAAAGCGGTCTGCTGTGTGACATTATACTTCCTGCGTCTTCCCTAAAGCAGCCTGAGGAAAATGTGATTTTCGGGATATTTGTTTCCATCCAACTAAAGCATGGGCTTCGTCAAAGCTAAGAATAAGAAGTAACTCATTCAGAAATTTTACAGTGAAGACCTTACTTGACACCCAGACAAAACAAATGTAGCATTCTGCTCTCAATAAATAGGCTGCTTGAGTATTCTGCATTCTTGTTGTCGACCCGGTTCTGAGAAGAAAACAAACCCAGTTGAGCAGGAACCATTGATGACCGACAAAAACGGAGTAAATAGGCTTAGCTATCCCTCACAATATAGGCTATACAAAAACCCTAGCaggatctacacacaacacccaataatgacaaagtgaaaacatgtttagacttttttgcaaatttattgaaaattaaatacaaattatgaatttacataagtattcacacccctgagtcaatatatTGCTACcatttggtagcgattacagctgtgagcatttctgggtaagtctctaagagctttggacacctggattgtacaatatttgcacattattgtttttaaaattcttcaagctctgtcaaaactgtaactaggttaCTTAACTCCATTGTATATTTGGCAATGGCATGCCTTATattttatgttattgtcctgctgaaacgtGAATTTGTCTCtcaggaaagcagactgaaccaggttttcctctaggattttgcctgtgcttagctccattccatttctttttatgtataaaaaaataaataaactccctagtccttgcgaGGAAAAgcctacccataacatgatgcagccaccaccatgcttggaaatatgaagagtggtactcagtgatgtgttgaatTTGCACCAAACACTTTGATTTCAGgatataaagttaatttcttttccacatttttggcAGTTTTAcgttagtgccttattgcaaacaggatgcatattctgtacagacttcctttccactctgtcatttaggttagtattgtggagtaaatccaatgttgttgatccatcttcagttctctcctatcacagccattagaAACTCTAaccgttttaaagtcaccattggcctcactgtgaaatccctgagcggtttccttcctctccggcaactgatttaggaaggatgcctgtatctttgtagtgactggctgtattgatacaccatcaaaagtgtaattaataacttcaccatgctcaaagggatatgtcaggttttaaaaaaacaatctaccaatatgtgctcttctttgcgaggctttggaaaacctcccagATCTTTgtctgaaattcactgctcgactgagggaccttaaaatgatctgtatgtgtggggtacagagatgaggtagtaattcaaaaatcatgcaacttaagcacatttttactcctaaacttattgaggcttgccataacaaaaggggttgaatgcttattgactcaagacatttaagcttttcattttcaattaatttgtaaacatttctaaaaacataattccactttgacattatggggtattgtgtgtaggccagttgtTGTGTGTCAGCCAAAATctgaatttaatccattttatattcaggttgtaacaacaaaatgtgtaaaaagtcaaggggtgtgaatactttctgaaggcactgtacttcctCAAAGCTCTGTTGCGTCCCTATCAGTTGGACTGGCCGAAGTCCCACCACTATGGCTCTGCCATCTGAAACCCTACTGCCACCACACAGATGGCAGCACGCCACTCACGCTGGGCCCAAACCAGAAAGACCATCCTGACACAGCCTGTTGGGGAAAACTAGGGGCATTTCCTTGTACCTCCTACCCTCTCAATCCTCTTCCGTACTCCCCTAGCTTGGCTGGGCGGAACCACCAGGCAAATCCCTTCTCTTCCCCATCCCTGAGCCAGCATGGCGGCTTGGTCGCCTGTGGTTGAGCCTTGCCTGGCTAATTAGCAGAGGCTCTGTGGCGGGGATGTGCATCTGCTACCTGTTTGTACCAATTAGCAGATGTGAGGCACTCCAGCCGACACCTCGGCCTAGCTGCGAGGGGGCTAACAGATGTGGCAATTAGTGGTTCATCTGAATAACGCCTTGTTTAACACCAGGCCTTTAATTATATCATAGATAGAACTGTTTGAGGATTGGTGTTATTGTGCCCCCCTCCCCttgttctctcttcccctcccctccctacctcttctctcccctccctacctctcatcTGATTATAGTCAGAAGTGTTACTTAGACAGGTTAATTTTAGTGAGGTCAGATTCCTTCAGTGTGATTATTCCACTAATAAGCACAAGGAAATGACAAGGCAGAAATATGCTTGATAAGATTGTGGGAACCAGAGTCTGGCTGTGCCATAGCCATGGTATCTTGCTAACACCCAACTCTTGGTCCAACAATAAAAAGTGTTCCAGCTAAGAACatactggctttatcaataacaTACTAACATATTGTAAACATTCCAAAGACTGAGAAGTGTGGGTCCCTAAAACTGCATGCAATTAGGGCCAAATGGCAAAACCAGGCATAAATGAGGACAGGGGGAAATAGAtggtgatggagagggagatattTATATAAAACCTAGAACAAAAGAACAGAAACTGTGGGCCACATTCCTCCAGATCCATTGGTAGAGTTTGAGCTGATTTCAGCTTTCTCCTTGAGCCTTTGTGCCTCATAATCCTGGTCAGCTGCCTGGCCAGTGGAGCCCAAGCAGAGGCTCGGGTCTAGCTGCATCATGTGAGCTCATGTGCGTGGGGGCTTACATGGCAGAACCAGGCCTTGGGCTCAGAGCTGGCTGCAGTCTCACTCTCGCCGTCACCCCCTCCTGCCCGCCCGCCCGTGCCCCAGGGGCTAACAGCCTCCCCACACCCTCTCTCCAGATCACATGCTGGCTAGAAAAACTATTTGCAGACAGACAGGCTTGGTCATAAGTTAGCCTACTAAATATCATGGCCTAAATGTGAACATGTATTGCATTATGTTGTTGAATTTGTAGGCTCTATTACAGTGTATTAacaacacttacacacacacatatatatatatatatatatatactgagaataccaaacattaggaacaccttccagtGCTTGACTGGAGCTCACAGAAGCAGAGTACTGGTGCCTCAaattttctactgcttgagctcctattcctcttatagaatattagctcaaaagtattgtggaggtcctgcacctaaatataaacaataccagcacccaaaatgagtactggAACCTagttcagtccaagtcaagcaccttcctaatattgagttgcatccccccttttgccctctgaACAGCCTCCATAACACCTTCACAAGGTgttaaaagcattccacagggatgctggcctatgttgactccaatgcttcctacagttgtatcatgttggctggatatcctttgggtggtggaccattcttgatacacacgggaaactgttgagcatgaaaaacccagcagcgttgcagttcttgacacaaaaagtgcgcatggcacctactaccataccccgttcaaaagcacttaaatattttgtcttgcccattcatcctctgaatggcacacatacacaatccatgcttgaattgtctcaaggcttaaaaatgattctttaacctatctccccttcatctacactgatggaagtggatttaaaaaaagtgacatcaataaggcatcatagctttcacctgttcAATCTGTCATGAAAAAAGCAGCTGttttgcatacacacacataaaatatacatacacatatatatatatacacatattttatatatacacacacacatatatacacacatatatatacacacacacatatatacacacatatatatacacacacacacatatatacacatatatatatatatatatatatatatatatatatatatatatatatatatatatatatatatatatatatatatatatatacacacatatacacacacacatacacatccatccatacacacacatatataaataaatgtctaCTTCATTCGATTACATTTGGACTGAAGAGGTCAAGAAATGTATTCCACATTGAAAACTTTAAAACAATAGgtcatattttttttaccttttgaCCAGGGGTACCCAGTGTCATCTCCATGTAGTAACCTCTGCCAGAATCGCCTTGTAAATTATTGACCATGTCCAAAAAGTTCACTATTCCAGCTGGATCAGATGCCAGGGACAGTCCATTTCCTGAGGCTTGTATTAGTTTCAGAGGAGTTAAATCCAAATCCAAAGAAGAGTTAAACTGACCTGTAAATATTTTAAGTGGAATGGTATAGAGAGATTTTGCGATTCCAAAACAGAGCATGATAAATAATGCTCTAAGGGGGATCGAACCGTTATGGTAAGCCATGGCAAATATTATTCAGGGAAAGTCAAACCTCGGAAAATGTCCAGCTCCTTGTTCAAAGTTTGCTCCTTAGTTTTCAGCTTGGCCATCATTAGACCTCTAGTGAGGTAATCATGTTGAACGTGATGTTCAGACGACGACGCTGAAGAAATATAAGAAACAACCTCGACTTTCACATTCAGACGCTTTCAGAAGTTTACTACTCTCTCCAAAAGTTGTTTGCCTTATTTATTATTTTGGATGGATGACTTCCTGAATTCCATATCACGGATGTGACGACGTGCCACCGCTTTTATTTTTTTGGTCAGGGAAGATTTGCTTGGAGGGCGCCTATGGGCGCACCATAGAGATAGTTAGAGGACTTATATCTGTGTCGTTTTAGCGtatgtgacagcatgggcagcgccaatgaggctacaacccatagcaatccccacccagttgactactcgGACTACTTTAacatggtggaagccctcaatggcgctgcccatgatAAAATTTACTTTTAGACACCAGAGGCCTCTATCATTGTCAACGTGATTTCCCTGTGTTTTGCATATACTTCCACACTATGAA
This window contains:
- the LOC112265580 gene encoding beta-secretase 2-like; the protein is MAYHNGSIPLRALFIMLCFGIAKSLYTIPLKIFTGQFNSSLDLDLTPLKLIQASGNGLSLASDPAGIVNFLDMVNNLQGDSGRGYYMEMTLGTPGQKLNILVDTGSSNFAVAAAAHPFITHFFNTALSSTYKSTGRGVAVKYTQGNWEGELGTDRVLIPSIAGTLTINIATIFSSDGFFLPGVNWQGILGLAYPLLARPDSSVEPFFNSVVRQTDIPDVFSLQMCGAGLSASTTADPTGGSLVMGGVEPTLYSGSMWYTPIKEEWYYQVEVLKLEVGDQNLNLDCKEYNKDKAIVDSGTTLLRLPVNVFSAVVEAISRTSLIQDFTSGFWGGTKLACWLKGETPWRFFPKLSIYLRATNTSQSFKITILPQLYIQPITDVDGTLDCFRFGISSSANGLVVGATVMEGFYVVFDRAEKRVGFAVSRCAVNGGIAVSEISGPFSSADVASDCAAGGLLKEPLLWVISYALVAVCVVVLLILLLLLVLPCRHRDRSGEITDESSLVRHRIK